One genomic segment of Calditrichota bacterium includes these proteins:
- a CDS encoding cupin domain-containing protein, producing MIKKLIESEEFTAGDGTILREILHPDKADLALGYSLAIAKLAPEATSILHRLRTSEVYYILKGRGNMELDGKWTEVGPGDTVYIAPYVTQRIKSLGPEELEFLCIVDPAWKVEDEEIL from the coding sequence ATGATCAAGAAACTAATTGAAAGTGAAGAATTTACAGCAGGTGACGGGACCATTTTGCGGGAAATTCTGCACCCGGACAAGGCTGATCTCGCCCTCGGGTATTCACTGGCTATTGCAAAGCTCGCTCCAGAGGCAACTTCAATATTGCATAGGCTTAGGACGAGTGAAGTCTACTACATCTTAAAGGGCAGGGGGAACATGGAGTTGGACGGAAAATGGACAGAGGTCGGGCCCGGGGACACGGTGTATATCGCTCCTTATGTGACTCAGCGGATCAAGAGCCTCGGGCCGGAGGAGTTGGAGTTCCTTTGTATCGTCGATCCGGCTTGGAAGGTGGAGG
- a CDS encoding VOC family protein codes for MHTFCHVELITTDLAKSAEIYEKLFGWKIAPMMENYWMIDLGPDANGISGGLLKMEKIVDNGGQNYVEVRDIHATLAKAATLGCKTIDEKRPLPENMGFIAMFEMPDGFKVGLFSNE; via the coding sequence GTGCATACATTTTGTCATGTTGAACTGATAACCACGGATTTGGCCAAGAGCGCGGAGATCTATGAGAAGCTGTTCGGCTGGAAGATCGCCCCGATGATGGAGAATTACTGGATGATCGACTTGGGACCCGATGCGAACGGCATCTCGGGTGGTCTGCTGAAGATGGAAAAGATCGTGGACAACGGTGGCCAAAACTATGTGGAAGTGCGGGACATTCATGCCACACTCGCAAAAGCGGCGACATTGGGCTGCAAGACGATAGATGAGAAGCGGCCGTTGCCTGAAAATATGGGATTTATCGCGATGTTCGAGATGCCGGACGGATTCAAAGTGGGGCTGTTCTCGAATGAGTAG
- a CDS encoding thioredoxin family protein has translation MKKALVLMLSVVALVVVAGSFLAPKNISAAALEPGTMGPSFELKNVDGSMVSLASGAGELGTLIVFTCNHCPFAMAYEDRLIALANEFQPKGINFIAISPNDPKIKPEDGYEAMQKRAQEKKLPYPYLINEDGAVAAAYGANRTPETFLLDKSGKIIYAGRIDDNTEVKDVKEHDLHNALTKLVEGHPDQIDPKITKAFGCTIKFRK, from the coding sequence ATGAAGAAAGCGCTTGTCCTCATGTTGTCCGTGGTTGCCCTTGTTGTGGTGGCAGGAAGTTTCCTCGCCCCAAAAAACATCTCTGCGGCGGCTCTCGAACCCGGTACAATGGGCCCGTCCTTTGAATTGAAAAACGTCGACGGCAGCATGGTCTCGCTGGCCAGCGGCGCCGGTGAACTTGGAACCCTGATTGTCTTCACCTGCAACCACTGTCCGTTTGCAATGGCCTACGAAGACCGCTTGATCGCTTTGGCCAATGAGTTCCAACCCAAAGGTATCAACTTCATCGCCATCAGCCCCAATGATCCCAAGATCAAACCGGAAGACGGCTACGAAGCGATGCAAAAGCGCGCGCAAGAGAAGAAACTCCCTTACCCGTACTTAATCAATGAAGACGGCGCCGTCGCCGCCGCTTATGGCGCGAACCGCACTCCCGAAACATTCCTGCTCGACAAGAGCGGCAAAATTATATACGCAGGTCGCATCGACGACAATACTGAAGTCAAGGACGTCAAGGAACACGATCTCCACAACGCCCTGACCAAATTAGTCGAAGGTCATCCCGATCAAATCGATCCCAAGATAACCAAAGCCTTCGGCTGCACCATTAAATTTCGCAAGTAG